One stretch of Micromonospora echinospora DNA includes these proteins:
- a CDS encoding ABC transporter substrate-binding protein, with protein MQPATSPTAGVPAGRNHGTPLTRRRLVSGLAAVALAVPFALGAAGCGDDSAGDDGGPVKLSVFWWGGEARAKLTEDALALYTKKHPDVTFEKTWQANQGYFDKLATLTAGGNPPDLFQIDDNYLAEYAGRSTTLDLGSYSDSGKLDVSKFPKSLLEYGVVDGKLAGVAAGENTQGLVYNKTLLTKNGLPEPTTGMSWEEHIAWAEQVAKKTKVPGTQDPSADYKALWVWLRQQGKDLYNGKELGFTAEDVKKWFELWKGARDRGATPTPDVIHEGNSSDITKQLVVTGKSATSWVWVNQMPDLKKNTKDELGVVAYPGDPSAQWARASMYWSVFKGSKHKDVAVDVINFLNNDPEAVALLGTDRGLPSNMDLRAKVSETATDPAMKQSIQVESDLAQKFGASPQVPIKGHSKVKSELVKAAENAQYGRATPAQAAEQFVTACKSAIA; from the coding sequence ATGCAGCCCGCAACGTCCCCCACCGCCGGCGTACCCGCCGGGCGGAATCACGGTACCCCTCTGACCCGACGCCGACTCGTCAGTGGCCTGGCCGCCGTCGCGCTCGCCGTGCCGTTCGCCCTGGGCGCGGCCGGCTGCGGCGACGACTCCGCCGGCGACGACGGCGGCCCGGTCAAACTCTCCGTCTTCTGGTGGGGCGGTGAGGCCCGGGCCAAGCTCACCGAGGACGCCCTGGCCCTCTACACAAAGAAGCACCCGGACGTGACGTTCGAGAAGACCTGGCAGGCCAACCAGGGCTACTTCGACAAACTCGCCACGCTGACCGCCGGCGGCAACCCGCCGGACCTGTTCCAGATCGACGACAACTACCTGGCCGAGTACGCCGGTCGCAGCACCACGCTCGACCTGGGCAGCTACAGCGATTCCGGCAAGCTCGACGTGTCGAAGTTCCCCAAGAGCCTGCTGGAGTACGGCGTGGTGGACGGCAAGCTCGCCGGGGTGGCCGCCGGGGAGAACACCCAGGGCCTGGTCTACAACAAGACGCTGCTGACCAAGAACGGGCTGCCCGAGCCGACCACCGGGATGAGCTGGGAGGAGCACATCGCCTGGGCCGAGCAGGTGGCGAAGAAGACGAAGGTGCCCGGCACCCAGGACCCGAGCGCCGACTACAAGGCGCTCTGGGTGTGGCTGCGCCAGCAGGGCAAGGACCTGTACAACGGCAAGGAACTCGGGTTCACCGCCGAGGACGTGAAGAAGTGGTTCGAGCTGTGGAAGGGCGCGCGGGACCGGGGCGCCACCCCGACGCCTGATGTCATCCACGAGGGCAACTCCAGCGACATCACCAAGCAGCTGGTGGTCACCGGCAAGTCGGCCACCTCCTGGGTCTGGGTCAACCAGATGCCCGACCTGAAGAAGAACACCAAGGACGAGCTGGGCGTGGTCGCGTACCCGGGTGACCCGAGCGCGCAGTGGGCGCGCGCCTCGATGTACTGGTCGGTGTTCAAGGGCAGCAAGCACAAGGACGTCGCCGTCGACGTGATCAACTTCCTGAACAACGACCCCGAGGCGGTCGCGCTGCTCGGCACCGACCGCGGTCTGCCGTCGAACATGGATCTGCGCGCCAAGGTCAGCGAGACCGCCACCGACCCGGCCATGAAGCAGTCCATCCAGGTCGAGTCCGACCTGGCGCAGAAGTTCGGCGCCTCGCCGCAGGTCCCGATCAAGGGGCACAGCAAGGTCAAGTCCGAGCTGGTCAAGGCCGCCGAGAACGCCCAGTACGGCCGCGCCACCCCGGCCCAGGCGGCGGAGCAGTTCGTCACCGCCTGCAAGTCCGCGATCGCCTGA